The DNA region ACCGGCATCCGCATGGCCGTGCGCGACGAGGACGCGATCGACCCGTCGCAGAGTCGCGTGCTGCGCATCGCCCGCAAGGTGCTGCCCGTCACGGTCGGCTTCCGGGGCACGCACTTCTTCGTGCGCGAGAATGGACGCATCCTCGCCACGCCGCTGCTGCTCGTCCTGATCCTGATCGAGTTCTCGGATCTCATCTTCGCCGTCGATTCGATTCCGGCCATCTTCGCGATCACGCTCGACCCGTTCATCGTCTACACGTCCAACGTGTTCGCCATACTCGGCCTCCGCTCGATGTATTTCCTGCTGGCCGGCATCATCCACCGCTTCGTGTACCTGCGCTACGCACTCGCCTTCGTGCTCGTGTTCGTCGGCGTGAAAATGCTGCTCGAGGACGTCGTACACATCCCGATCCTGGTCTCACTCGGCGTCATTGCCGCCGCCCTCGTCGTCGGCGTGCTGGTCTCGCTCCGCGCATCAGAGGAACAGCGCGAGGACGTGCTGCCGGAGCCGCCACCGGTCCCCGGCGAGCCGCTGGCCGAAGCCGCGGAGCCCGGAGCGGATTCGCTGCCCGGCGGAGACGATCGCGACAGCCACGGCTGAACGTGCGCACCAACGGCGCTGAAGAGGGGGGATCGACGTGAAAATCGGTGAGCTGGCAAACCGCGTCGGCGTGAACATCCAGACCGTCCGCTACTACGAGCGACGCGGCCTGCTGCCCGAGCCGGACCGCACGCGAAGCGGCTACCGCGAGTACGACGAGCACGACGTACATCGCATGGAGTTCATCCTGCGCGCCAAGGCGCTCGGCTTCACCCTCACCGAGATCCGCGAGCTGATGGACCTGCGCGTCGATCCCACCCGCACCGCTGACGACGTCCGCGCTCGCGCCCTCGAAAAGATCGCCGACACCGACGCCAGGATCCGGGACCTGCAGCACATCCGGGCGGGCCTCCGGCGGCTCGTCGGTCTCTGCGAAGCGCACGGCCCCGTGGAGGAATGCGCACTCATGCACACCATCGCCGCCGGCGACCACGACTGACGTTCCTCCGGGCGCGGCTGCCCGCGGGGCGCCGCGTCGGGGAGTACCTCCGGTTCGACCCTTTTTAGCTTTCCCGGGCGCGGAGCACACGCGGCTCATCCGGGTGTCCTCCGCGCCCCGCCCGCCTCGCCCCTTGACTCTATACCAGACTACAGGCCTTAGCCTTCACGCAGTCAAAAACCACGACACTCGACTGCATGGAGGAACAGATGAAACGGAATGTGATCGCGCTGACACTGGCGGTGCTCGCCGGACTGGTGGTGGCCCGTCCTGCATCCGCGCACTGCGACAGCGTGGAGGGCCCGGTCGTAAAGGCGGCGCAGGCGGCGCTGGCCGCCGGCGACGTGACGCCCGTCCTGAAGTGGGTGCGCGACGGGGACGAAGCGGAGATCCGGGCTGCATTCGAGCGGACACTGGCAGTACGCGGGCAGGGCGCGGACGCCCGGGAGCTGGCGGACTGGTGGTTCTTCGAGACGCTGGTGCGGGTGCACAGGGAGGGTGAGGGCGCGCCGTACACGGGCCTCCTGCCTGCTGGCGCCGAGGTGGACGAGGGGATCGAGGCCGCGGACGTCGCTCTGGTCAGCGGTGGTGTCGATGCGCTGGTCGACGATCTCTCGAGCCGACTCGACGCCGGTCTGCGTGAGCGATTCGAGCGCGTGCAGGCGCTGCGTGCGCATGCAGACGAGAGCGTCGAAGCGGGTCGCAGGTTCGTGCACGCATACGTCGAGTACATCCATTTCGTGGAAGCAGTGCAGTCGCTGCTCGAGCAGGGTGCAGGTGAGCATGCTCCCGCTCCGACGCATGCGCATTGAGGAGGTGACAGTCATGACGACGATTCTGAGGAGCGACGAATTCACGTGCCCGTCCTGTGTGGACGGGATCGAATCGGCGCTGACGCGGCTGGCCGGGGTTCGTGCCGCAACGGTTCACTTCGGCACTGGACGCATCGAGGTCGAGCACGACCCCGGGATCGCGACGGCTTCGGATCTCGTGATGCGAGTAAAGGAGGCCGGTTACACGGCGCGGGTCAGTCCGTTCTGAGCG from Longimicrobiales bacterium includes:
- a CDS encoding TerC family protein; the protein is MGSPLAWVLFNVVILALLALDLGVFHRRAHAVSIREAAGWSAFWVALSLLFNLGIYLLVGRDEALEFLTGYLIEKSLAVDNLFVFVLIFSYFGVPAAYQHRVLFWGILGALVMRAAFILAGSYMLQHYDWVFYVFGALLVITGIRMAVRDEDAIDPSQSRVLRIARKVLPVTVGFRGTHFFVRENGRILATPLLLVLILIEFSDLIFAVDSIPAIFAITLDPFIVYTSNVFAILGLRSMYFLLAGIIHRFVYLRYALAFVLVFVGVKMLLEDVVHIPILVSLGVIAAALVVGVLVSLRASEEQREDVLPEPPPVPGEPLAEAAEPGADSLPGGDDRDSHG
- a CDS encoding DUF6448 family protein, translated to MKRNVIALTLAVLAGLVVARPASAHCDSVEGPVVKAAQAALAAGDVTPVLKWVRDGDEAEIRAAFERTLAVRGQGADARELADWWFFETLVRVHREGEGAPYTGLLPAGAEVDEGIEAADVALVSGGVDALVDDLSSRLDAGLRERFERVQALRAHADESVEAGRRFVHAYVEYIHFVEAVQSLLEQGAGEHAPAPTHAH
- a CDS encoding heavy-metal-associated domain-containing protein — protein: MTTILRSDEFTCPSCVDGIESALTRLAGVRAATVHFGTGRIEVEHDPGIATASDLVMRVKEAGYTARVSPF
- a CDS encoding heavy metal-responsive transcriptional regulator, with amino-acid sequence MKIGELANRVGVNIQTVRYYERRGLLPEPDRTRSGYREYDEHDVHRMEFILRAKALGFTLTEIRELMDLRVDPTRTADDVRARALEKIADTDARIRDLQHIRAGLRRLVGLCEAHGPVEECALMHTIAAGDHD